A segment of the Aridibaculum aurantiacum genome:
GAGATTATGAGAACGATTGCTTCTGTATGTACTGCTGTTTTATTGTTTGTCGCATGTAGCAGCCTGGAAAAAGAAGTAGAAACCTGCGAACCTTCTGACCCTGTTTGCGCCGATGTAGTACCAACCACGGAATTGTGCGCAGCCCATTTCACCCGCTGGTTTTACGACAAAGCCACCAATAGCTGCAAACAGGTAGGTTATAGCGGCTGTTCGGCTAAAGGTTTTGCCACCAAAGCAGAATGTGAAACATGTAAGTGCAGGTAGCGACCGGCTGCCATA
Coding sequences within it:
- a CDS encoding BPTI/Kunitz-type proteinase inhibitor domain-containing protein codes for the protein MRTIASVCTAVLLFVACSSLEKEVETCEPSDPVCADVVPTTELCAAHFTRWFYDKATNSCKQVGYSGCSAKGFATKAECETCKCR